In a genomic window of Saccharothrix sp. HUAS TT1:
- a CDS encoding SigE family RNA polymerase sigma factor — protein sequence MDQRDEQEFAEYFAARREAVRRTAFLLCGDWHRADDFAQTAFVALHRRWRKVRDKQALDAYVRRSLVRAVIDESRRPWRRERFVDEVPETPSNDGEVADSVATREALVAGLRRVPPRQRAVLVLRFLEGLDVAAAAEALGCSEGTVKSQTSRGLEALREALGDTIDDLRPAS from the coding sequence GTGGATCAGCGCGACGAGCAGGAGTTCGCGGAGTACTTCGCAGCTCGCCGGGAGGCCGTGCGCCGAACGGCGTTCCTGCTCTGTGGTGACTGGCACCGGGCGGACGACTTCGCGCAGACCGCGTTCGTCGCGTTGCACCGCAGGTGGCGCAAGGTCCGGGACAAGCAGGCCCTGGACGCCTACGTCCGCCGCAGCCTGGTGCGCGCGGTGATCGACGAGTCACGGCGGCCGTGGCGGCGGGAGCGCTTCGTGGACGAGGTCCCGGAGACGCCCTCGAACGACGGCGAGGTCGCGGACTCGGTGGCGACGCGCGAGGCGCTGGTCGCGGGCTTGCGGCGGGTGCCGCCCAGGCAGCGGGCGGTGCTCGTGCTGAGGTTCCTGGAGGGCCTGGACGTGGCGGCGGCGGCCGAGGCGCTGGGGTGCTCCGAGGGCACGGTGAAGAGCCAGACCTCACGGGGCCTGGAAGCCCTGCGCGAGGCGTTGGGCGACACGATCGACGACTTGCGGCCGGCGTCGTGA
- a CDS encoding RNA polymerase sigma factor: MREADEQGFREFAVGHAASLRRTAYLFCGDWHTAEDLMQASLLKLYQAWHRIEWRDNASGYARKVLLRTWLDEKRRPWRRAEQRDGEVPDVADSAADPERAGEQLWARDLVHAALLRVPPRQRAVLVLRYFEDLPVQEVAVVMGCTEGTVKSQTARGLVALRAAVERLERGAVVAS, translated from the coding sequence ATGCGCGAGGCGGACGAGCAGGGCTTCCGTGAGTTCGCGGTGGGCCACGCCGCCTCCCTGCGGCGCACCGCCTACCTGTTCTGCGGCGACTGGCACACGGCCGAGGACCTGATGCAGGCCAGCCTGCTCAAGCTGTACCAGGCGTGGCACCGGATCGAGTGGCGCGACAACGCCTCGGGGTACGCCCGCAAGGTGCTGCTGCGCACGTGGCTGGACGAGAAGCGCAGGCCGTGGCGGCGGGCCGAGCAGCGCGACGGCGAGGTGCCGGACGTGGCCGACTCGGCCGCCGACCCGGAGCGGGCGGGTGAGCAGCTGTGGGCGCGGGACCTCGTGCACGCGGCGCTGCTGCGGGTGCCGCCGAGGCAGCGGGCGGTGCTGGTGCTGCGGTACTTCGAGGACCTGCCGGTGCAGGAGGTCGCCGTGGTGATGGGCTGCACCGAGGGCACGGTCAAGAGCCAGACGGCGCGCGGGCTGGTGGCGCTGCGCGCGGCGGTCGAGCGGTTGGAGCGGGGTGCGGTGGTGGCGTCATGA
- a CDS encoding potassium channel family protein gives MSATDERRLDRWERRAEWPMTGLAVLFVVAYAWQVLDDRATAGLHGVLEVVLWLIWLIFAVDYAARLALAADKRRFLSSHLLDLLAVLLPMMRQLRVLRLITALKVLNKRFAGRFRQRVGVYAAGVTLLVGLCASLAVLDAERHHPDATITTFGDATWWTLTTISTVGYGDRYPVTWEGRLVAALLMIGGIALLGVITGTIASWLVDRLSGVEESVTEAEQVTAAELRLVRAELAELREELRAAKTR, from the coding sequence GTGTCCGCGACCGATGAGCGCCGCCTGGACCGGTGGGAGCGCCGCGCCGAGTGGCCGATGACGGGCCTGGCCGTCCTCTTCGTGGTGGCCTACGCCTGGCAGGTCCTCGACGACCGCGCCACCGCCGGTCTGCACGGCGTGCTGGAGGTCGTCCTCTGGCTGATCTGGCTGATCTTCGCGGTGGACTACGCCGCCCGCCTCGCCCTGGCCGCCGACAAGCGCAGGTTCCTGTCGAGCCACCTGCTCGACCTGCTGGCGGTCCTGCTGCCGATGATGCGCCAGCTGCGCGTGCTGCGGCTGATCACCGCGCTCAAGGTGCTCAACAAGCGGTTCGCGGGCAGGTTCCGGCAGCGCGTGGGCGTGTACGCCGCGGGCGTCACCCTCCTGGTCGGCCTGTGCGCCTCGCTGGCCGTGCTGGACGCGGAGCGCCACCACCCGGACGCCACCATCACCACGTTCGGCGACGCCACGTGGTGGACGCTGACCACCATCTCCACCGTCGGTTACGGCGACCGCTACCCCGTCACCTGGGAGGGCCGGCTGGTCGCCGCGCTGCTGATGATCGGCGGCATCGCCCTGCTGGGCGTCATCACCGGCACGATCGCGTCCTGGTTGGTCGACCGGCTGAGCGGGGTCGAGGAGTCGGTGACCGAGGCCGAGCAGGTCACCGCGGCCGAGCTGCGCCTGGTCCGGGCGGAGCTGGCCGAGCTGCGCGAGGAGCTGCGCGCGGCGAAGACCCGCTGA
- a CDS encoding low specificity L-threonine aldolase, whose amino-acid sequence MTQLSPLDFRSDTVTQPDEAMRLAMSRAEVADDVLDHDPTMRLLEERVAEALGVEAALWVPSGSMGNLIALTVHLRPGDRFLAPRGAHVLDNELGTAAWIAGGMPHPLECDAGPGRASPDAIRAAAGAAGPYYALRTTLLCLENTHNAAGGAVTQPDEHALLVSAAKETGLRVHLDGARLWNAAVALGLPPAALTVGVDTVQVCLSKGLGAPVGSVVAGSTSFVAEARRVRKMLGGGVRQGGVLAAAGLVGLGRVDDLARDHQNARALARGLAELDWQVDEPETNIVLAGVPDLEVTLTGLRHLGVFAGPMSGKVRFVLHRDVGAEDVAEALRRIGSVS is encoded by the coding sequence GTGACCCAGCTCTCGCCGCTCGACTTCCGCTCCGACACCGTCACCCAGCCGGATGAGGCCATGAGACTGGCCATGTCCAGGGCCGAGGTCGCCGACGACGTGCTCGACCACGACCCCACGATGCGGCTGCTCGAAGAGCGGGTCGCGGAGGCGCTGGGCGTCGAGGCGGCGCTGTGGGTGCCGTCGGGGTCGATGGGCAACCTCATCGCGCTGACCGTGCACCTGCGGCCCGGCGACCGGTTCCTGGCGCCGCGCGGCGCCCACGTGCTCGACAACGAGCTGGGCACGGCGGCGTGGATCGCGGGCGGCATGCCGCACCCGCTGGAGTGCGACGCGGGCCCCGGCCGGGCGTCACCCGACGCGATCCGCGCGGCGGCGGGCGCGGCCGGGCCGTACTACGCGCTGCGCACGACGCTGTTGTGCCTGGAGAACACGCACAACGCGGCCGGTGGGGCCGTGACGCAGCCCGACGAGCACGCGCTGCTGGTGTCGGCGGCGAAGGAGACCGGCCTCCGGGTGCACCTGGACGGCGCGCGGCTGTGGAACGCGGCCGTGGCGCTCGGGCTGCCGCCCGCGGCCCTGACCGTCGGGGTGGACACGGTGCAGGTGTGCCTGTCCAAGGGCCTCGGCGCGCCGGTCGGGTCGGTGGTGGCCGGGTCGACGTCGTTCGTGGCCGAGGCGCGGCGGGTGCGCAAGATGCTCGGCGGCGGCGTGCGGCAGGGCGGTGTGCTGGCGGCGGCGGGCCTGGTCGGGCTGGGTCGCGTCGACGACCTGGCGCGGGACCACCAGAACGCGCGGGCGCTGGCGCGCGGCCTGGCGGAGCTGGACTGGCAGGTGGACGAGCCGGAGACCAACATCGTGCTGGCCGGCGTGCCGGACCTGGAGGTGACGCTGACCGGGCTGCGGCACCTCGGCGTGTTCGCCGGGCCGATGTCGGGCAAGGTGCGGTTCGTGCTGCACCGCGACGTGGGCGCGGAGGACGTGGCGGAGGCGTTGCGCCGGATCGGGTCGGTGAGCTGA
- a CDS encoding amino acid ABC transporter ATP-binding protein: MTEPVLSVRGLVKRYGDATVLDGISLDVREHEVVTVIGSSGSGKSTLLRCVNLLEELDDGQVLLDGVDVSDPRVDADRARRGMGIVFQAFNLFPHMSVLDNITLAPRVVHGVPRAEAERNALDLLDRVGLADRSGSYPEQLSGGQQQRVAIARALAYAPRLLLLDEITSALDPELVGEVLALVRELAAAGRTILMATHEMGFARQVADRVVFLDGGRLVESGPPEQVLGDPVHPRTRQFLRRIVDAGRL; the protein is encoded by the coding sequence ATGACCGAGCCGGTGCTGAGCGTGCGCGGTCTGGTCAAGCGCTACGGCGACGCCACCGTGCTGGACGGGATCAGCCTCGACGTGCGCGAGCACGAGGTGGTCACCGTCATCGGGTCGTCGGGTTCGGGCAAGTCGACCCTGCTGCGCTGCGTGAACCTGCTGGAGGAGCTGGACGACGGCCAGGTGCTGCTCGACGGCGTCGACGTGTCCGACCCGCGGGTGGACGCCGACCGGGCCCGCCGCGGCATGGGCATCGTGTTCCAGGCGTTCAACCTGTTCCCGCACATGAGCGTGCTGGACAACATCACCCTCGCGCCGCGGGTGGTGCACGGCGTGCCGCGGGCCGAGGCCGAGCGCAACGCCCTCGACCTGCTGGACCGGGTCGGTCTCGCGGACCGGTCGGGCAGCTACCCGGAGCAGCTGTCCGGCGGGCAGCAGCAGCGGGTGGCGATCGCCAGGGCGCTGGCCTACGCGCCGCGGTTGCTGCTGCTGGACGAGATCACCAGCGCGCTGGACCCCGAGCTGGTCGGCGAGGTGCTGGCGCTGGTCCGGGAGCTGGCGGCGGCGGGCCGGACCATCCTGATGGCCACCCACGAGATGGGGTTCGCCCGCCAGGTCGCGGACCGGGTGGTGTTCCTCGACGGCGGCAGGCTGGTCGAGTCCGGTCCGCCCGAGCAGGTGCTGGGCGACCCGGTGCACCCGCGGACCCGGCAGTTCCTGCGCCGGATCGTCGACGCGGGCCGCCTCTGA
- a CDS encoding ESX secretion-associated protein EspG — MTTATLSATAFRTAWEHLDLGAMPYVLHVQDEPAPWDHLADQGLARGGELDPWLGAVFKLIAHPPRSADLRLGLGTTAVRALAAPTGSGSVLAVLTRDVLTVREVAADLADALIGLLPELPGGRVGGPDLSGRFGAAAIDRSGRRTRAADVVDFHGPTDPAGLRAGIAGLLSGFPG, encoded by the coding sequence GTGACCACTGCGACACTGAGCGCGACCGCGTTCCGCACCGCCTGGGAACACCTCGACCTCGGCGCGATGCCGTACGTCCTGCACGTCCAGGACGAACCCGCCCCGTGGGACCACCTCGCCGACCAGGGCCTGGCCCGCGGCGGTGAGCTGGACCCGTGGCTGGGCGCGGTGTTCAAGCTCATCGCCCACCCACCGCGCTCGGCGGACCTGCGGCTCGGCCTCGGCACCACCGCGGTGCGCGCGCTGGCCGCGCCCACCGGTTCCGGGTCGGTGCTCGCCGTGCTGACCCGGGACGTGCTCACCGTGCGGGAGGTGGCGGCCGACCTCGCCGACGCGCTGATCGGGCTCCTGCCGGAACTGCCGGGCGGCCGGGTCGGCGGGCCGGACCTGAGCGGCCGGTTCGGCGCGGCCGCGATCGACCGGAGCGGGCGGCGCACGCGGGCGGCGGACGTGGTCGACTTCCACGGTCCGACCGACCCGGCCGGGCTGCGGGCCGGGATCGCCGGGTTGCTGAGCGGGTTCCCCGGCTGA
- the purB gene encoding adenylosuccinate lyase produces MTVKPRIANVLAGRYASTELATLWSAEHKVVLERRLWLAVLRAQAELGVDVPAEAVADYERVVERVDLASIAERERVTRHDVKARIEEFNALAGHEHVHKGMTSRDLTENVEQLQVLRSLEHVRGKTAAVLARLARRAAEHTDLVLAGRSHNVAAQATTLGKRFATAADELLVAFRRLDELIARYPLRGVKGPVGTAQDMLDLLGGDRDRLVDLERRVAGHLGFATVLTSVGQVYPRSLDFDVVSALVQLAAGPSSLAKTIRLMAGHELVTEGFKAGQVGSSAMPHKMNTRSCERVNGFAVVLRGYLSMVGELSGDQWNEGDVSCSVVRRVALPDAFFAFDGLLETFLTVLDEFGAYPAVVARELDRYLPFLATTKVLMAAVRAGVGRETAHEAIKEHAVAVALAMRERGLAENDLLDRLAGDDRLPLDRAALDGLLADRLSFTGVAEQQVEDVVRQVEDVLANYPAAAGYVPEPIL; encoded by the coding sequence GTGACGGTCAAGCCCCGCATCGCCAATGTCCTCGCCGGTCGCTACGCCTCCACCGAGCTGGCCACGCTGTGGTCAGCCGAGCACAAGGTCGTGCTGGAGCGGCGGTTGTGGCTCGCGGTCCTGCGGGCGCAGGCCGAACTGGGCGTCGACGTGCCCGCCGAGGCCGTCGCCGACTACGAGCGGGTGGTGGAGCGGGTCGACCTGGCGTCCATCGCCGAGCGCGAGCGGGTCACCCGGCACGACGTGAAGGCGCGCATCGAGGAGTTCAACGCGCTCGCCGGGCACGAGCACGTGCACAAGGGCATGACCTCGCGCGACCTCACCGAGAACGTCGAGCAGCTGCAGGTGCTGCGGTCCCTGGAGCACGTGCGCGGCAAGACCGCCGCCGTGCTGGCCCGGCTCGCCCGCCGGGCCGCCGAGCACACCGACCTGGTGCTCGCGGGCCGCTCGCACAACGTCGCCGCCCAGGCCACCACGCTCGGCAAGCGCTTCGCCACCGCCGCGGACGAGCTGCTGGTGGCGTTCCGCCGGCTGGACGAGCTGATCGCCCGCTACCCGCTGCGCGGCGTCAAGGGCCCGGTCGGCACCGCCCAGGACATGCTGGACCTGCTCGGCGGCGACCGGGACCGGCTGGTCGACCTGGAGCGGCGGGTCGCGGGCCACCTCGGCTTCGCCACCGTGCTGACCAGCGTCGGCCAGGTCTACCCGCGGTCGCTGGACTTCGACGTCGTGTCCGCCCTGGTGCAGCTGGCCGCCGGGCCGTCGTCGCTGGCCAAGACGATCCGGCTGATGGCGGGCCACGAACTGGTCACCGAGGGCTTCAAGGCGGGCCAGGTCGGCTCCAGCGCGATGCCGCACAAGATGAACACCCGGTCGTGCGAGCGGGTCAACGGCTTCGCGGTCGTCCTGCGCGGCTACCTGTCCATGGTCGGCGAGCTGTCGGGCGACCAGTGGAACGAGGGCGACGTGTCGTGCTCGGTGGTGCGCCGGGTCGCGCTGCCGGACGCGTTCTTCGCCTTCGACGGCCTGCTGGAGACGTTCCTCACGGTGCTGGACGAGTTCGGCGCGTACCCGGCGGTCGTCGCCCGCGAGCTGGACCGCTACCTGCCGTTCCTGGCCACCACGAAGGTGCTGATGGCGGCGGTCCGCGCGGGTGTCGGCCGGGAGACCGCGCACGAGGCCATCAAGGAGCACGCCGTCGCGGTGGCGCTGGCCATGCGCGAGCGGGGCCTGGCGGAGAACGACCTGCTCGACCGGCTGGCCGGGGACGACCGGCTGCCGCTGGACCGGGCCGCGCTGGACGGGCTGCTGGCCGACCGGCTGTCGTTCACCGGCGTGGCGGAGCAGCAGGTCGAGGACGTCGTGCGGCAGGTCGAGGACGTGCTGGCGAACTACCCCGCCGCGGCGGGCTACGTGCCCGAGCCGATCCTCTAG
- a CDS encoding amino acid ABC transporter permease — protein sequence MTSELQRERLAYKRSRSRRSTLVALLSTAAFAVAVGVTIARAPGWPRVRQSFFDPGIAWRSLPAILEGLWLNLRVLAVCGVLILVLALGVAALRTLRGPVWFPLRVLATAYVDLFRGLPLIILLYLVGFGLPALRLTGVPNDAVVLGGAALVLAYTAYVAEVFRAGIESVHPSQVAAARSLGLGPRKTLRLVVLPQAVRRVMPALLNDFVALQKDCGLISVLGAVDAVRAAQIEQSRAFNFTPYVVAGLLFVLLAVPTARLADALGRRLERRQGGR from the coding sequence GTGACGAGCGAGCTGCAGCGGGAGCGCTTGGCGTACAAGCGCTCCCGCTCGCGGCGGTCCACCCTGGTCGCCTTGCTGTCGACCGCCGCGTTCGCCGTCGCGGTCGGGGTCACCATCGCCCGCGCGCCGGGCTGGCCGCGCGTGCGGCAGTCGTTCTTCGACCCGGGTATCGCGTGGCGCTCGCTGCCCGCGATCCTGGAGGGGCTCTGGCTGAACCTGCGCGTGCTGGCCGTGTGCGGCGTGCTGATCCTGGTGCTCGCGCTGGGCGTGGCGGCGCTGCGCACCCTGCGCGGACCGGTGTGGTTCCCGCTGCGCGTGCTGGCCACGGCGTACGTGGACCTGTTCCGCGGCCTGCCGCTGATCATCCTGCTGTACCTGGTCGGGTTCGGCCTGCCCGCGCTGCGGCTGACCGGCGTGCCGAACGACGCCGTCGTGCTCGGCGGGGCGGCGCTCGTGCTGGCGTACACCGCGTACGTGGCCGAGGTGTTCCGCGCCGGGATCGAGTCGGTGCACCCGTCGCAGGTCGCGGCGGCGCGGTCGCTGGGCCTCGGTCCGCGCAAGACGCTGCGGCTGGTGGTGCTGCCGCAGGCCGTGCGGCGGGTGATGCCCGCGCTGCTGAACGACTTCGTCGCGCTGCAGAAGGACTGCGGGCTGATCTCCGTGCTCGGCGCGGTGGACGCGGTGCGGGCCGCGCAGATCGAGCAGTCCCGGGCGTTCAACTTCACCCCGTACGTGGTGGCCGGGCTGCTGTTCGTGTTGCTCGCGGTGCCGACGGCGCGGCTCGCCGACGCCCTGGGCCGCCGCCTGGAACGCCGCCAGGGGGGCCGATGA
- a CDS encoding TetR/AcrR family transcriptional regulator, giving the protein MTAATPKGERRRQALVEAAAGLLVDGGFDAIRHRAVAERAGLPLASTTYYFDSLDDLVTAALEFHGTAELAYGKARLDELDPRECGGDAFVELVLDLLLGPSGEGDAEAVLLRYERLVATGRRPYLRPLMRELSGELHSLLFDIFTRAGQPVTRERVEELIALVDGAVVNALIEISPDPRAAARRMLRKSMQPR; this is encoded by the coding sequence ATGACAGCCGCAACGCCGAAGGGTGAGCGCCGGCGCCAGGCGCTGGTCGAAGCGGCCGCCGGCCTCCTGGTCGACGGCGGCTTCGACGCGATCCGGCACCGCGCCGTCGCCGAGCGCGCGGGCCTGCCGCTGGCCTCGACCACGTACTACTTCGACTCGCTGGACGACCTGGTCACCGCCGCGCTGGAGTTCCACGGCACCGCCGAGCTGGCCTACGGCAAGGCCCGGCTGGACGAGCTGGACCCGCGCGAGTGCGGCGGCGACGCGTTCGTCGAGCTCGTGCTGGACCTGCTGCTCGGCCCGTCCGGCGAGGGCGACGCGGAGGCCGTGCTGCTGCGCTACGAACGCCTGGTCGCCACCGGTCGGCGGCCCTACCTGCGACCGCTGATGCGCGAGCTGTCCGGCGAGCTGCACTCCCTGCTGTTCGACATCTTCACCCGCGCGGGCCAGCCGGTCACCCGGGAGCGCGTGGAGGAGCTGATCGCGCTGGTCGACGGCGCCGTGGTGAACGCGCTGATCGAGATCAGCCCGGACCCCAGGGCGGCGGCCCGGCGGATGCTGCGCAAGTCGATGCAACCCCGCTGA
- a CDS encoding ABC transporter substrate-binding protein, with protein MRVPGLILAVTAGLAVACAPADQATPPTNQVDGVACTKDKLPTLTPGKITFGTDQPVYAPWFVDDDPTNGKGFESAVAYALADELGYAKGDVVWTRVPFNAAIQPGKKTYDMDLNEFSITEERRKVVDFSAPYYDVDQAVITLSSSKAASVKTLAELKQVKIGAQVGTTSFDAAQRLQPEQDVAVYNTNDDAKAALRAGQVDAVVVDLPTAFYITNAELEEGLIIGQIPAGDGKPEQFGIVLDKGSPLTPCVSTAVENLRADGTLAAIEQEWLSVAGTAPELK; from the coding sequence ATGCGCGTACCCGGACTGATACTCGCCGTGACCGCCGGCCTCGCGGTCGCCTGCGCCCCCGCGGACCAGGCCACGCCACCGACCAACCAGGTGGACGGCGTGGCGTGCACGAAGGACAAGCTGCCCACCCTCACGCCGGGCAAGATCACCTTCGGCACGGACCAGCCGGTGTACGCGCCGTGGTTCGTCGACGACGACCCGACCAACGGCAAGGGCTTCGAGTCGGCGGTCGCCTACGCCCTGGCCGACGAGCTCGGCTACGCCAAGGGCGACGTCGTGTGGACGCGGGTGCCGTTCAACGCCGCCATCCAGCCCGGCAAGAAGACCTACGACATGGACCTGAACGAGTTCTCCATCACCGAGGAGCGCAGGAAGGTCGTCGACTTCTCCGCGCCGTACTACGACGTGGACCAGGCCGTGATCACGCTCAGCTCCTCCAAGGCGGCCTCGGTGAAGACGCTCGCGGAGCTGAAGCAGGTCAAGATCGGCGCCCAGGTCGGCACCACCAGCTTCGACGCCGCCCAGCGCCTCCAGCCCGAGCAGGACGTCGCGGTCTACAACACCAACGACGACGCCAAGGCCGCGCTGCGGGCCGGGCAGGTCGACGCGGTCGTCGTCGACCTGCCGACCGCGTTCTACATCACCAACGCCGAGCTGGAGGAGGGCCTGATCATCGGTCAGATCCCGGCGGGCGACGGCAAGCCCGAGCAGTTCGGCATCGTGCTGGACAAGGGCAGCCCGCTCACCCCGTGCGTGTCGACGGCGGTGGAGAACCTGCGCGCCGACGGCACGCTGGCCGCGATCGAGCAGGAGTGGCTGTCGGTCGCGGGCACCGCACCCGAGCTGAAGTGA
- a CDS encoding pyridoxal phosphate-dependent aminotransferase, whose product MLGVSARADVPPFHVMEVLSAAARRQRLVGDVVSLAAGQPSSPAPAPVLEAAHRALREQTLGYTEQLGIVELREALAGHYHRQYGLDVSADDVVVTTGSSGGFLLAFLAAFEAGDRVALARPGYPAYRNILRALGCEVVELACGPETRFQPTVAMLEDAGPLAGLVVASPANPTGAALAPDELAGLTGWCAERGVRLVSDEIYHGISYGTPLASAWQTSRDSVVVNSFSKAFAMTGWRLGWLLLPPDLRRAVDRLTGNFTLCPPALAQHAAVAAFEPESYARTEHLVEGYRLNRDVLLKGLADLGIDRVAPADGAFYAYADVSHLTDDSTDFCRRLLDDTGVAIVPGIDFDPVRGHEFIRLSFAGSGRDVEEALRRMGAWLPGN is encoded by the coding sequence ATGCTGGGTGTCTCCGCTCGTGCCGACGTGCCCCCCTTCCACGTGATGGAGGTGCTGTCCGCCGCGGCACGGCGGCAGCGGCTGGTGGGGGACGTGGTGTCGCTGGCGGCCGGGCAGCCGTCCAGCCCGGCGCCCGCGCCCGTGCTGGAAGCGGCCCACCGCGCGCTGCGCGAGCAGACCCTGGGCTACACCGAGCAGCTGGGCATCGTGGAGCTGCGCGAAGCCCTGGCCGGGCACTACCACCGGCAGTACGGCCTCGACGTCTCGGCGGACGACGTCGTGGTGACCACCGGCTCCTCCGGTGGGTTCCTGCTGGCGTTCCTCGCCGCCTTCGAGGCGGGCGACCGGGTCGCGCTGGCCCGGCCCGGCTACCCCGCCTACCGCAACATCCTCCGGGCGCTGGGCTGCGAGGTGGTCGAGCTGGCCTGCGGGCCGGAGACCCGGTTCCAGCCGACGGTGGCGATGCTGGAGGACGCCGGTCCGCTGGCCGGGTTGGTGGTCGCCAGCCCGGCGAACCCGACCGGCGCCGCGCTGGCCCCCGACGAGCTGGCCGGGCTGACCGGCTGGTGCGCGGAGCGCGGCGTGCGGCTGGTCAGCGACGAGATCTACCACGGCATCAGCTACGGCACGCCGCTCGCGTCCGCCTGGCAGACCTCGCGCGACTCCGTCGTGGTCAACTCCTTCTCCAAGGCGTTCGCGATGACCGGCTGGCGGCTGGGGTGGCTGCTGCTGCCGCCCGACCTGCGCCGCGCGGTGGACCGGCTGACGGGCAACTTCACCCTCTGCCCGCCCGCGCTGGCCCAGCACGCGGCCGTCGCGGCGTTCGAGCCCGAGTCCTACGCGCGGACCGAGCACCTGGTCGAGGGGTACCGCCTCAACCGGGACGTGCTGCTCAAGGGCCTGGCCGACCTCGGCATCGACAGGGTGGCCCCGGCCGACGGCGCGTTCTACGCCTACGCCGACGTCTCGCACCTGACCGACGACTCGACGGACTTCTGCCGCCGGCTGCTGGACGACACGGGCGTCGCGATCGTGCCGGGCATCGACTTCGACCCGGTGCGCGGGCACGAGTTCATCCGGCTCTCCTTCGCCGGGTCCGGCCGGGACGTGGAGGAGGCGCTGCGGCGGATGGGCGCCTGGCTGCCGGGGAACTGA
- a CDS encoding phosphoribosylaminoimidazolesuccinocarboxamide synthase, whose translation MPKLADYRQVAAGKVRQVHEVDDELLLFVASDRISAYDHVLTTEIPDKGRVLTAMSVFWFERFADLAPNHLVAWDDPRIPAEVRGRALLVRRLEMVQVECVARGYLTGSGMAEYRQTGSVCGVELPPGLVEASELAPPIFTPATKAELGAHDENVSFEHVEAQVGAPLAARLRDATLEVYGAAREFARSRGVVLADTKFEFGLDRSGALVLGDEVLTPDSSRYWPLDGYRPGRVQPSFDKQYVRDWLTSPASGWDRASDTPPPPLPDDVVTATRARYVEAYERITGRSFADWPSPE comes from the coding sequence GTGCCCAAGCTCGCTGACTACCGACAGGTCGCCGCAGGCAAGGTCCGTCAGGTCCACGAGGTGGACGACGAGCTGCTGCTGTTCGTGGCGTCCGACCGGATCTCCGCCTACGACCACGTGCTGACCACGGAGATCCCGGACAAGGGCCGGGTCCTGACCGCCATGAGCGTGTTCTGGTTCGAGCGGTTCGCCGACCTCGCGCCCAACCACCTGGTGGCGTGGGACGACCCGCGCATCCCCGCCGAGGTGCGTGGCCGGGCGCTGCTGGTGCGCCGGTTGGAGATGGTCCAGGTCGAGTGCGTGGCGCGCGGCTACCTGACCGGGTCGGGCATGGCCGAGTACCGGCAGACCGGGTCGGTGTGCGGCGTGGAGCTGCCGCCGGGGCTGGTCGAGGCGTCCGAGCTGGCGCCGCCGATCTTCACGCCGGCCACCAAGGCCGAGCTGGGGGCGCACGACGAGAACGTGTCGTTCGAGCACGTCGAGGCGCAGGTGGGCGCCCCGCTGGCGGCGCGGCTGCGCGACGCCACGCTGGAGGTCTACGGCGCGGCGCGGGAGTTCGCCCGGTCGCGGGGGGTCGTCCTGGCCGACACGAAGTTCGAGTTCGGGCTGGACCGGTCCGGCGCGCTGGTGCTCGGCGACGAGGTGCTGACGCCGGACTCGTCGCGGTACTGGCCGCTGGACGGCTACCGGCCGGGCCGCGTGCAGCCGTCGTTCGACAAGCAGTACGTGCGCGACTGGCTGACCTCGCCCGCCTCCGGCTGGGACCGCGCGTCCGACACCCCGCCGCCACCGCTGCCCGACGACGTCGTGACCGCCACCCGCGCGCGGTACGTGGAGGCGTACGAGCGGATCACCGGGCGGTCGTTCGCGGACTGGCCCAGCCCGGAATAG